Within the Gloeobacter kilaueensis JS1 genome, the region CAAGCAGGTTTACTCGCTCGATCAAAATGCCGGGCTCGACATCGATGCCGAAAGCGCCGCCTTCAACGGCAGCGAGCCCGAGCAGGAGGAATTTTGATGGTCCAGCTGCAGTCCCCTCCCGAGACCCTCGAAATTGCGGGCCGCCGCTTTCGCTCCCGATTGATGACCGGTACCGGCAAGTACCGCTCCTTTGAGCAGATGCGCGCGGCGATCGAAGCTTCTGGCTCCGAGATCGTCACCGTCGCCATCCGCCGCGTCCAGGAGGGTGTGCCTGGCCACGGCGGCCTGGGCCAGCAGCTCGACTGGAGCCGCTACTGGCTTTTGCCCAATACCGCTGGGAGCAGCACCGCCGAGGAAGCGGTGCGCTACGCCCAGTTGGGCCGCGAGATGGCAAAAGTGCTTGGCCAGGAGGACAACAACTGGGTCAAACTCGAGGTCATCCCCGAGAGCAAGTACCTGTTGCCCGATCCCCTCGGCACCCTCCAGGCCGCCGAGCGGCTGATCAAACTGGGATTTGTTGTTCTGCCCTACATCAACGCCGATTTTCACCTCGCCCGCCGTCTCTGGGAGATGGGTTGCGCCACGGTCATGCCCCTCGGTTCACCGATTGGCTCCGGCCAGGGGCTGCAGAACGCTGCCGCGATTGCGCTCATCATCGCCGAATCGCCCGTACCGGTGGTGGTCGATGCCGGTATCCGCACCCCTGCCGACGCCTGCCGGGCGATGGAGATGGGAGCCCAGGCGCTGCTGGTCAACACCGCCATCGCCCAGGCAGAGGATCCTCAAGCCATGGGCCGGGCGATGGGCCTCGCCTGCGAGGCGGGACGGCTCGCCTTTGGGGCTGGAGCGATCCCGATCAAGCAGTACGCCAGTGCCAGCTCGCCCCTTGCCGGTCGGCTCGGCTGAAATATTTCTCGCTCGTCGCTTATCACGATTGCCATGAAGATCATCCGGACTGTGGCAGGACTCGAAGCGTACCGGCGCGTCCGCTCCGCCGTCGCGGGCCTCGACATTGGCCTGGTGATGACGATGGGAGCCCTGCACGCCGGGCATCGCAGCTTGATCGCCCGCGCCCGCCGCGAGAACGCGGCGCTGGTGGTGAGCATCTTCGTCAACCCCCGTCAGTTTGGCCCCAACGAGGATCTGGCGCGCTACCCGCGCCCGATCGATAGCGACCTTGCCCTCTGCCGCGATGAAGGTGTGGATGTGGTCTTCGTTCCTGAAGCGCAGGAGCTGTACCCGCCCGGTTTCGGCACCCAGGTGCTTCCAGACCCGGCCCTCACCAGTACGCTGTGCGGCCTCTCGCGGCCCGGCCATTTTCAGGGGGTGGCGACGGTGGTGGCCAAGGTGATCAACATCGTGCAGCCCGCCCGCACCTACTTTGGCCAGAAGGACGCCCAGCAGGTGGCGGTGATCCGCTCTGTCTGCCGCGATCTCAACTTGAGCAGCCGGATCGTCGCCTGTCCTATCGTGCGCGACAGCGATGGCCTCGCCCTCAGCTCCCGCAATATCTACTTGAGCCCTGCCGAGCGCACTACGGCCCTGGCGCTACCGGCTGCCCTGCACCGGTCGCTGGCGCTGTGGTCCACTGGAGAACGCCAGGCTACTGTCCTCGAAGCCGCCGTGCGCGAGCGTCTGGCAAGCGAAGCCAACTTGAGCGTCGAGTACGTGGCGATCGTCGATCCTGATGGGCTTTATCCCCTCGAACAGGTGCAGGGGCGGGCCCTGGTCGCAGCGGCGGTGCGGGTCGGCACCACCCGGCTCATCGACAACGTTCTACTGGGCCAGAGCGAGCAGCGCTCTTCGATCATCGCGATCGACGGCCCGGCGGGGGCCGGTAAATCTACCGTCGCCCGCCGCCTCGCCCTGCGCCTGGGCTTTCTTTATATCGACACCGGGGCGATGTACCGCGCCGTCACCTGGAAGGCGCTGACCCTCGGCATCGACCCCCAGGACGGTGAGCGGTTGAGTGACCTGACCCGCCGGATGACCATCCGCCTCGCTCCCGGCTACCAGAGTGCTTTTCCGACCCGCGTCTGGGTGGACGGCGAGGAGGTGACCCGGCAGGTGCGCGAGGAGGCGGTCTCGCTGGCGGTGAGCGCTGTCTCCTCCCACCCCGGCGTGCGCAGCGAACTGGTGGACCAGCAGCGCCGATTGGGCAAGCTGGGCGGCGTCATCCTCGATGGCCGCGACATCGGCACCCACGTCTTCCCAGAAGCCGACTTGAAGATCTTTCTCACCGCCGCCGTCGCCGTGCGCGCCCAGCGCCGGGCGGAGGATCTGCGCGCCAAGGGCCTGCCCGTTCCCGATCGCGATCTGCTTGAAGAACAGATCCGATCCCGCGACGAGCAAGATTCCAGCCGCGCCTATGCCCCCCTGCGCAAGGCGACCGACGCCATCGAAGTCGTCACCGATCACTTCAGCATCCAGCAGACCGTCGAGCGGTTGCTCGCCCTCTACCGCGAAAAAGTCGAGGGCGACCACCCATGAGTCCCGGACCGCAGTCCTACCAGCAGGTACCGATCGTCGAGTGCGGCGAAGCCCTGGTTGAGTTGCCGGTCGAATTCGCCCGCCAGACGCCTCATCCTTACGCGGTTCTCGGAGCCCCCTACGGCCAGGGCACACCCTTTGCCCTGCGCACGGGCGTCGTCCAGAAGCTCATCGCCGCCCAAAATTTCTTGCAGGCCCGGCACCCCGAACTGCGGCTCCTGATCTTCGATGCCTACCGGCCCGTCGCCGTCCAGCAGTTTATGGTCGATTGGACGTTCGCGGATCTGGTGGCTCGCGCCAATCAGCAGCCAGAAGAACTGTCTGTCGAACAAAAACAAGCTTTCTACCAGCAGGTCTACCAGTTCTGGGCCAGACCCAGCCTCGATCCGGCTACCCCGCCGCCCCACAGCACCGGGGCCGCCGTCGATCTCACCTTGCTCACCGAAGCTGGCACTCCCGTAGCGATGGGGGGAGATATCGATGAAATCGCACCCCACTCCTACCCGGATCACTACGCTGCAGCCGATTTGCCTGCCGAACGCCAGTTTCACCACCTTCGCACCCTGCTGCGCTCGGCGATGACGGCTGCAGGTTTTAGCCAGCACCCGCGCGAGTGGTGGCATTTTTCCTGCGGCGACCAGATGTGGGCCTTTCATTCCGGGCAGCCTGTCGCCCACTACGGTGGATTGGTAGATTTTTAGAGGAGCATCACCACCAGGCCAAGCAATCACCCCTGCCACCTGCGCCTCTCAAAGGCCACTTTCAGCAGCACCGATTGCAGCTCGTCTGGCAGCAAAGAAGTCAGAGCGGTTCAGCTCAGAGGCGTCCCTGATAGCCTTGAGCGCGTTTGAGGTTATTTTGACCGAGCATCAGCCGTAAGAAAACATAGGTATCCAGCAGATACGCCTCAGTCATGTTCGGCGTTCCATGACTCTTCGATCGGTGTCTCGATGTCACCCTGGATAATGCCGGTACCAGCCATAAACCCGAAGACGGATGGTGCTTGTACCATGAAGGGAACCAGCTTCGCTACCGGCTTGCCTCGTTTGGTGATAATCACCTCTGTGCGCTGCTGCTCGACTTGATCCATTAATTTCAGGCATTGTGCCTTGAAATCTGCAGCAGAAATTTCTCTAGGCAAGTGTGTCATCCGCAACTCTCTATACAGTCACGCGCCTACAGTTATATTGCTACTTTGAGTGCTTTATGAAAAGGGCGATCCGGTTCTTTGCATACACCTGCTTGAAGTGCGGCTCGGTGCGGAGCTTGTTCTGCAGGGCGATAAGATAGGGCGCGTCGCATTCGGTGCCGGGATTGAGCAGATCTAGAAGCACGTAGCGGTACGCGGGCAGCAAGGCCAGATCGAGGGGCGTGGTTTTGCGGAACATCTCGATCGTGCGCCGCTCGCTCAAGTGAGGAGCGATGTCCGAAGTCGTGAGCACGCCTCCGGTCGCATCTACCAGGGCAATCGCCTCGCGGATCTGAGCGAGGTTGGCCAGGTGGCTCATCTGGGGACTGAAAAATGAGGTGAAGCGCGCCTGGGTACAAAAGCCAATCACCAGCCAGCCCATCAGGATCTTCGGTGTGATCCGACGGCCCTGCCGGAGCACGAACCCGAGCCAGACCGCGAGGGCCAGCACTGCGAGCACTCGAAATTGGGAGGGCACGACCAGGAGCGCACCTGCGATCGCAAGGGCAATCTGAAGCGGTCGTCCGGTAAGAAATTCGTTGTTCTTCTCGGCTTTGAGGGAGACGACGAACCAGAACAGTAAAAAAGGAAAGATCGGCAACTGGTACTGAAAGCGCAGATCCCGCTGTAGAGGCAGCGAAGAGAGCAGGTTGAGGCCGAGCATCGGCAGGGCGGGTAGAGCGCTCAAGATGAGCCGCCAGCGCAGGGCAACCGCCACGGGCACCAGTAGCGCCACCAGGTACAGCAGGCTCTCCGGCTGCACCAGCCGTACGAGGACGAGAGTGGGTTCGCGCACCAGCCGCAGGACGATCTCCGTTGCCGAGTTGCCCAGATAGCTGTAGCGGCCCAGCGCCTGCATCTGATCGCCGCTGAAGGTGGGTATGACCCACTGACTGGCGAAAACAAACCAGGCAAGTCCGACAGCTGTGAGTGCCACGCCGTAGCGCCGCCGGTTTTTCAGCAGCAGCCAGAGGCCCATCGCCGCCACGGTCAACCCCAGCACTTCCTTGCAGCTGAGTACGAGGAGAGTGGCGATTGTAAGTTGCACAGGCCGCCGGGCCAGGGCCGCCCAGAGCGCCCAGAGAATTGCCGGGAGGGCGATCACCTCCGGATGAAAGTCGAATATAGCGATGTTGAAGAGCGCCGGATAGAGCAGATAGGCGACGGCTGCCACCCGCCGCCAGTGCTCTTCTAACCCGGCCTGGGCCGCCAGCCCATACATCGGCATCGCCCCGAGCGAGAGCGAGAGCGCCTGCACAAAAAAGAGCCAGTAAACGCCCGGCACCAGCCTGTAGAGCAGAGCGAGCGGGTAGAGAACAACTGCTGCGTGGTCGCCCAGGATGTGAAAGCCCATCGTCGTGCTGAAGGGAAACTCGCCCCGGCTGATGAGATACACGCCCTGATCAAAGATGCCCAGATCAAAAAGCCGCGATTGAAAAAGCTCGTGGTGCAGCGCCGCTGAGCCGAAGAGCACGACAAAGCCCAGCGAAACGGCAACAAGTAGAAAGATACCGGGACGGCTCGCGATCACATCCAGTAAGTCGGAGGCAGAGACAGTTCAACTGGGGGCGTAGGGACCGTTTCCCAGCCAGTGGGCCTTGCTGCCCCCGTCGGCGCGCAGACCCTCGTAGAAGAAAAATACCTCCCCCAGGAGTTTTCGGTCGCGGTTGAGGGCGACGCAGCGCAATAGATCCTCCCGGCTCAACTCGGTGCCGTTCGCCTTCAGGGCAATGCCGGGGGCGGTCCGCTCCAGTGCTGCCGAAGAAAGATAACGGCCAAATTTGTCGATCTCTACTTTGTAGGCGCGAAAATTTTCGCGGTACACCTGCGGATGCAACAGATCGAACAACTCCTGCTCGCTCCAGGCTTTGACGTCCTGTAACAGGTGGGTGAGGCTAAAAGGGTACACCGCCGGAGCCAGCGACAGGAGCAGATCCGAGCGCACCGCCTTGATGCACATTCGTAGACGCTCAAGAAAGGCTGTAAGCTCGTCGGCCCGCCACTGCAGCCAGCGGCGCTCCTGGGGATCAAAGGGAACTTCCCGGCCCGTCGCTGCCGCGTATCGCCGGAGCGTGAGCGGGTCGTAGCCGCCTTCTACCGGCAGGCCCGGCAACCGGTCGCAGCCCTGCACGCCCTGCACCGGGTAATTTTCTGCCACTTCCACGATCAGATCGATCAAAAACGCCTGCACCTGTGGGTCAAAAGCGTTCATCCAGGCGAGGCCATTTTTGACCAGCAGTGCCCCACCCCGCTCGCAGGCCCGCCACTCGGGCCGGGCTGCCAGAATATGGCCGCCATCTGCCCTGGCTGCACAGGCAAAACCGTACTCGAACCAGGGAATGACGGTTCGGATACCAGCCCGGCCCGCTTCTTCGATGACTTCCGCCAAAGGATCGCGGCCCTGTTCAGCGTAGAGCGGATCGATCTCGACGCCGAAGTGCTCGCCCATCACCCGGCTTGGATAAAGGGTGAAACCTTTGTTCCAGACCACCGGAAAAACAGCGTTGAAGCCAGCATCCGCCAGCAGCTGCATCGCCTCGACGATCGCCTGCCGTGAGTGTAGAACGGCGCTGCCGACGTTCGTGAGCCAGACCCCGCGCAGAGCGCTCACCGGAGCAAACCCGCCTTGAAATCTTTTTGTAGTATTTTTGAAATATATTTTCGCACGGGACAGATCGGCGTGGTGGCAGGGACGGTGGGCGCTTACATCCATACCCATGGTCGCATCGGCGTGCTGGTGGAGGTCAACTGTCAGACCGACTTTGTTGCCAAGGGCGAAGAGTTCCAGCAACTGGTCAAAGACATCGCCATGCAGATTGCCGCCAGCCCCAACGTCGAGTAGGCCGAATTGGCCTGATCGGACTATTCCCCGTCGGAGGAGAGAAGATTCTCCAATTTTGTCTGTTACAATTGATACAGATCAGTCGAATGGTCCTGGATGGACCCGAAGGGATAGCGATGACCGTGCATACGGTATCTCATAACGTGCAGGGATTCTGGCAGCGGCTCGAGCAGTGGTGGGAGACTTCGCGACAAAAAAGTGAGCGCGAGCGTCTACGCATCGAGCAGGAGACCAAAGATTTGCCTTATCTGGTGCGGCGTTGCGTTGAGCGCGAGTACTACGGCAAGCACTAACAGCCATTTCAAGAGCAATAACAACAGCTTGTAAGCGAGGCTGGTTACCAGGCTCTCTGGGGCGAGCCGCACCGGGTCAAAATAGATAGAAGGACCCTGTTGCGAAGGAGCCGTCATGGATGAGCGCTCGGAGCTGCCGGTAATCGATATCGCTGCGCTCGTGGGCGGCCAGGGCAATCGAAGGCAGGTAGCGGCCCAGATCGACCGGGCCTGCCGGCAGTGGGGATTTTTTTACATTACGAATCACGGTGTCAGTGCGGCCCTGGAGCGACAGCTGGAGGAGCAAAGCAGGCTATTTTTCAGCCGTGCTTCGGCGGATAAGCTCAAGATCGCGATGGTCCGGGGCGGTCGGGCCTGGCGGGGTTACTTCGATGTGGGCGGTGAGCTGACCTCCGGCGTGCCGGACTGCAAGGAGGGACTGTACTTTGGCCAGGAACTGCCAGAAGATCATCCGCTGGTGCACTCGGGCACACCCTTGCATGGAGCGAATCTTTTTCCTGACGGGATGCCGCTTTTTCGCTCAGCCGTGCTCGAATACATAACCGCTCTGAGCGAACTGGGCCACGCGCTGATGGCCGGTATCGCCCTTGGGCTGGGCCTCGATGAAACCTACTTTGCCCGGCACTGTACAGGGGAACCGCTGGTGCTCTTTCGCATCTTCAACTATCCGCCTGCCCCGCCGGACGATCATAGTTGGGGCGTAGGCGAACATACGGACTACGGGCTGCTCACCATCCTCAAGCAGGACGATACCGGTGGCCTGCAGGTAAAGTCAGAGGCAGGCGGCTGGCAGCCGGTCGCGCCGATTCCCGGCACCTTCGTGTGCAACATCGGAGACATGCTGGAGTGCATGAGCGGCGGCCTCTATCGCTCGACTCCCCATCGCGTCCTCAATCGCAGTGGTCAGGCCCGGCTCTCGTTTCCGTTTTTCTTCGATCCTGGCTTTTATGCCCGCGTCGGACCGATTGCCGGACTCGCTGCCACCCCCTCAGACGGCCACGAGCGGTGGGATGGTGCGAGCGTACACGACTGGCAGGGCATCTACGGCGATTATGTACTCGCTAAAGTTGGTCGGGTCTTCCCGCAGTTGCAGCAGGCCGTCCTGTAGGAGCGACAGGGCGGCTGCTGAAGATTGATCGGGTAACCCTGTGCGTTGCTCGAAGAAAAAGTTTAGCTGCGCAACTGCACGTCGCGGACTGAAAAGCCCTTTTGTACCAGCTGGGGAGCGAGGGCAATCTGATTTTCGACCCGGTCCACGAACATGATGCCGTCGAGGTGGTCGATCTCGTGCTGGATGCAGCGGGCCAGCAGTCCCGAAGCTTCAAGGCTCATCGGCCTGCCGTTCAAGTCGCGGTAGGTGGCGACGATGCGGGCCGGACGGCGCACATCGGCCCAGACGCTCGGTACGCTCAGGCAGCCTTCTTGATCGACTTCGAGGTCACCGCTGGCCTGTTTGATAGCCGGGTTGACGAGCACCAGCGGTGGCCTGGCAGCGTTTTCGGGGTCGATATCGACGACGATGAGCCGCTTGTTGACGCCCACCTGGGGAGCAGCGAGGCCAATACCGTCGGAGCTGTACATGGTCTGGAGCATCTGGGCCGCCAGTTTGCGCACCTCGTCGTTGATGCCTGAGATCTGTTTGCTGCCCTGGCGCAGCACCCGGTCCCCGAGCGTGTGAATGGTCAGGGGCGGCTTTGCCAGTTTTTGCTTGGGGATCTGCAGTTGGTTTGCCATGTAAAGAAATCGCTCTGTTTCTTTATTATGGCATCGCCAGGATCGCCAGGAACTCTAGACGGCGACGGCCTGGACACTCAAGGCCCGGTTCCACTGGCGCGGGTGTTCGAGAATCTGACCGGTGCCCAGAGCCAGACTTGCCAGGGGCGACTCGGCGATATGCACACAGATGCGCGTCTCGCTTGCGATCAGCTCATCGAGGCCCCGCAGGAGCGCTCCGCCGCCACAGAGCACGATGCCGCGCCGGTAGATGTCGGCGATAAGTTGGGCCGGAGTGTGCTCCAGGGTGCGCCGCACCGCCTGCACGATCGTCTTAATCGGCTCGCGGATGCACTCGCGCACCTCGGCTTCGTGGACGACGAGGGTACGCGGCAGCCCCGAGAGTAGATCCTGACCGCATACCTCGAAGGTTCCGTCCTGCTCGCTGTCGATGGCCGAGGCCAATTCGAGCTTGAGCTGCTCGGCAATGTGCTCGCCTACGATCAGGTCGTAGGTCTTGCGCAGGTACTGGGCAATCACCTCGTTCATCACGTCGCCCGCCACCGGTACCGACTGGGAGACGACGCAGCCCTGGGCACAGAGTACTGCCACCTCGGTGCTGCCGCCGCCGATATCGACGATCATGCTGCCCACGGGTGAGTTGACCGGCAGACCGGCACCAATTGCCGCTGCAAGCGGTTCTTCGATGAGCAGCACCGAGCGCGCTCCTGCCTGGGCCGCCGTCTCAAGCACCGCCCGCCGCTGGACCTCGGTAACGCCACTCGGAATACCGATCACCATGCGGGCCACCGAAGCGGAAGGACCGATTGCCTGACGCACGAAGTGCTTGAGCATGATCGCCGCTGAATCAAAGTCGGTGATCACTCCCTCGCGCAGCGGGCGGGAGAGCACCAGATTTGCCGGGCAGCGGCCCAGCAACTGACAGGCTTCTTCCCCGGCCATCACCAGCTCACCGCCGTCGCGGGCCAGCGCAACAACCGAGGGTTCGGTCAATACGATTCCCTGGCCACTGCGATAAATCAACGTGTTCGCCGAACCGAGGTCTATCCCGACTTCACAGGCCGAGCGGCTAAAGAATCTAAACACAATATTCGTGCCCCTGCGCGCGTTCAGTGGACTGAAGGAATAGTTATGACCTCATTTATTTGAGGGAGAGCAGGATCTAGACGACAGGACAATGCTTACAGACAGCTTATTCTTCCCTCGTCTTTTTGGGTACTCCCTGTTTGGGTTCTCGGGTGGGGATATGTCTTTAGACATAGGCCAAAAGTACCGGTGTTCGCCTTTGGCGGCTGGAGCTGATGCGATGGATTCTGTCAACCAGCCGGTGGAGGACAGTAGAATTGAGGCAGTGTCGCAACACTGCTTCACCATTTTGGGAGCCTGAATGGACTTCGGAGTCGGTTTTCTTACGAACAACGTCATGTTGCCCATCCTGGACTTTCTGTACCGGATAGTCCCCAACTATGGCGTCGGCATCGTGCTGTTGACACTGATCGTCAAGGGACTGCTCTGGCCGCTGGGAGCAGGCTCCATTCGCAACATGCGCAAGATGCAGGTGGTGCAGCCGGAGATGCAGCGCCGCACCAAAGAAATTCAAGAAAAGTACAAAAACGACCCCGAGCGGTTGCGCCAGGAGATGTCGGGCATCTACAAGGAGTACGGCAACCCCTTCGCCGGTTGCCTGCCGCTGGTCGTCCAGATGCCGATTTTGTTTGCGCTCTTTGCCACCCTGCGCGGTTCGCCCTTCGGCGATACAGTGCAGATGACGAACGTGCAGATCAAGCCGACGACCGAGTTGAGTCAGGTGCAGGCCGAGGGCAAGAGCGGTTCCCACACGATCTACCTCAACGAGCAGCGCGAGCGCGCCCAGGTCGTCTTTGAACCGACCTCCGCCAAAGTTCCAGTCGGCCAGTCGCTGCAGTTCAAAGTCGAGAGCAGTGGTGGTCAGCCTTTTACTGCTCTGCCGGTGCGCTACGAAATTGCCTCCGGTGCTGATAAAGCCCGGATCTCAGCCGATGGTCTGTTGACGGCGAGTGCTGTGGGTGATGTCAACGTTCACACCACCGTGCCCGGCATCGCCGCCGAAAAAGGCTTTTTGTTCATCGAGCAGCTCGGTCGCACCGGCATCTCCGGCAAGGACGGCATCCACTGGGACGTGATGATTATGATCGTCCTTTTTGGCATCTCGCTCTATTTTTCCCAGAACTACACCGCCAGCAAAAACCCGAACATGACCGATCAGCAAAAGCAGATCAACAAGATCACCCCTTTTGTCTTCTCGGGGATGTTCGTCTTCTTCCCGCTGCCGGCGGGCGTGCTACTGTACATTTTGTTGTCGAACCTCTTCCAGATTTTGCAGACCTACATTCTCTACCGCGAGCCGCTGCCCGAAAATATTCAGCGCATCGTCGATCAATCCAGGCGCAAAGAAGAGGGCGACAAACCCCTGCCTTTTGAGAACAACAAGACCCGCCGCAAGAAAAAAGCATGATCGAACCTGAGACTGAGACCGAGGAAGCCCGCCGCTGGCTGCAGTCCGTCTTGCAGCTGATGGGTTTGCCCGACGGTATCCAGCTCACCCCAGCCCCCAACGACCCGGCCAGTCTGCCGTGGCTTGAGATCCGCGAGGACGGACTGACCAGCGCCCACAAGGAGCTGTTGCTGGCCCGCGAGGGCGAGGCGCTCGATGCGCTGCAATTTTTGCTCAACACGACGATGCACCTGCAGAGCGACCACAAGCAGGCGTACACGGTCGAGCTGGCCGGTTACCGCCACAAGCGCCACCAGCAACTGAGCGAGATGGCCTGGGAGGCAGCGGCGGCAGTGCGCTCCAGCGGCCAAGAATTTGTCTTTGGGGCGCTCTCAGCGGCGGAGCGCCGTCAGATTCACATGCTGCTGCAGGAGGAGCCGGATCTGGCCACCTACAGCCGGGGCAAGGAACCGGAGCGCCGTCTGGTGGTCCGGCCCCGCACCGACGAGGACGATACGCCTGGAGCGGACGAATAGCCTCTATCTGGGAGGAACACATGATGCTGCGCCCGATCGATCTGCGCGCTTTGGCCACCAGCCCCACCCGCAAAGTCGAGCTGGTAATCGACCAGCCCCTTGCCGGGTTCGAGAGTCTTACACCTGTGCAGGGAGAACTGCAGGTCATCCACCGGGGCGACTTTTTAGAAGTGCGCGGCACGGCCCGCACGATCGTCACCCTCAGCTGCGACCGCTGCTTGAAGCGCTTTAACCACCGGCTGCAGACCGATTTTGAAGAGGTGATCTGGTTGAGCGACGGCGAGGAAGAGTTGCCGCTGGAGCTGGAGGTGACGGCGGCCAACCTCGACGAGTCGATCCCCCGCGACGGCAAACTCGATCCGCTCGATCTCGTCTATCAGCACCTCTGTCTTGAATTGCCGACGCGCAATCTCTGCGACGCCG harbors:
- a CDS encoding thiazole synthase, encoding MVQLQSPPETLEIAGRRFRSRLMTGTGKYRSFEQMRAAIEASGSEIVTVAIRRVQEGVPGHGGLGQQLDWSRYWLLPNTAGSSTAEEAVRYAQLGREMAKVLGQEDNNWVKLEVIPESKYLLPDPLGTLQAAERLIKLGFVVLPYINADFHLARRLWEMGCATVMPLGSPIGSGQGLQNAAAIALIIAESPVPVVVDAGIRTPADACRAMEMGAQALLVNTAIAQAEDPQAMGRAMGLACEAGRLAFGAGAIPIKQYASASSPLAGRLG
- a CDS encoding bifunctional pantoate--beta-alanine ligase/(d)CMP kinase — translated: MRTVAGLEAYRRVRSAVAGLDIGLVMTMGALHAGHRSLIARARRENAALVVSIFVNPRQFGPNEDLARYPRPIDSDLALCRDEGVDVVFVPEAQELYPPGFGTQVLPDPALTSTLCGLSRPGHFQGVATVVAKVINIVQPARTYFGQKDAQQVAVIRSVCRDLNLSSRIVACPIVRDSDGLALSSRNIYLSPAERTTALALPAALHRSLALWSTGERQATVLEAAVRERLASEANLSVEYVAIVDPDGLYPLEQVQGRALVAAAVRVGTTRLIDNVLLGQSEQRSSIIAIDGPAGAGKSTVARRLALRLGFLYIDTGAMYRAVTWKALTLGIDPQDGERLSDLTRRMTIRLAPGYQSAFPTRVWVDGEEVTRQVREEAVSLAVSAVSSHPGVRSELVDQQRRLGKLGGVILDGRDIGTHVFPEADLKIFLTAAVAVRAQRRAEDLRAKGLPVPDRDLLEEQIRSRDEQDSSRAYAPLRKATDAIEVVTDHFSIQQTVERLLALYREKVEGDHP
- a CDS encoding M15 family metallopeptidase; its protein translation is MSPGPQSYQQVPIVECGEALVELPVEFARQTPHPYAVLGAPYGQGTPFALRTGVVQKLIAAQNFLQARHPELRLLIFDAYRPVAVQQFMVDWTFADLVARANQQPEELSVEQKQAFYQQVYQFWARPSLDPATPPPHSTGAAVDLTLLTEAGTPVAMGGDIDEIAPHSYPDHYAAADLPAERQFHHLRTLLRSAMTAAGFSQHPREWWHFSCGDQMWAFHSGQPVAHYGGLVDF
- a CDS encoding type II toxin-antitoxin system Phd/YefM family antitoxin; translation: MTHLPREISAADFKAQCLKLMDQVEQQRTEVIITKRGKPVAKLVPFMVQAPSVFGFMAGTGIIQGDIETPIEESWNAEHD
- a CDS encoding DUF2079 domain-containing protein, translating into MIASRPGIFLLVAVSLGFVVLFGSAALHHELFQSRLFDLGIFDQGVYLISRGEFPFSTTMGFHILGDHAAVVLYPLALLYRLVPGVYWLFFVQALSLSLGAMPMYGLAAQAGLEEHWRRVAAVAYLLYPALFNIAIFDFHPEVIALPAILWALWAALARRPVQLTIATLLVLSCKEVLGLTVAAMGLWLLLKNRRRYGVALTAVGLAWFVFASQWVIPTFSGDQMQALGRYSYLGNSATEIVLRLVREPTLVLVRLVQPESLLYLVALLVPVAVALRWRLILSALPALPMLGLNLLSSLPLQRDLRFQYQLPIFPFLLFWFVVSLKAEKNNEFLTGRPLQIALAIAGALLVVPSQFRVLAVLALAVWLGFVLRQGRRITPKILMGWLVIGFCTQARFTSFFSPQMSHLANLAQIREAIALVDATGGVLTTSDIAPHLSERRTIEMFRKTTPLDLALLPAYRYVLLDLLNPGTECDAPYLIALQNKLRTEPHFKQVYAKNRIALFIKHSK
- a CDS encoding glycoside hydrolase family 10 protein, giving the protein MSALRGVWLTNVGSAVLHSRQAIVEAMQLLADAGFNAVFPVVWNKGFTLYPSRVMGEHFGVEIDPLYAEQGRDPLAEVIEEAGRAGIRTVIPWFEYGFACAARADGGHILAARPEWRACERGGALLVKNGLAWMNAFDPQVQAFLIDLIVEVAENYPVQGVQGCDRLPGLPVEGGYDPLTLRRYAAATGREVPFDPQERRWLQWRADELTAFLERLRMCIKAVRSDLLLSLAPAVYPFSLTHLLQDVKAWSEQELFDLLHPQVYRENFRAYKVEIDKFGRYLSSAALERTAPGIALKANGTELSREDLLRCVALNRDRKLLGEVFFFYEGLRADGGSKAHWLGNGPYAPS
- a CDS encoding isopenicillin N synthase family dioxygenase translates to MDERSELPVIDIAALVGGQGNRRQVAAQIDRACRQWGFFYITNHGVSAALERQLEEQSRLFFSRASADKLKIAMVRGGRAWRGYFDVGGELTSGVPDCKEGLYFGQELPEDHPLVHSGTPLHGANLFPDGMPLFRSAVLEYITALSELGHALMAGIALGLGLDETYFARHCTGEPLVLFRIFNYPPAPPDDHSWGVGEHTDYGLLTILKQDDTGGLQVKSEAGGWQPVAPIPGTFVCNIGDMLECMSGGLYRSTPHRVLNRSGQARLSFPFFFDPGFYARVGPIAGLAATPSDGHERWDGASVHDWQGIYGDYVLAKVGRVFPQLQQAVL
- the def gene encoding peptide deformylase, whose amino-acid sequence is MANQLQIPKQKLAKPPLTIHTLGDRVLRQGSKQISGINDEVRKLAAQMLQTMYSSDGIGLAAPQVGVNKRLIVVDIDPENAARPPLVLVNPAIKQASGDLEVDQEGCLSVPSVWADVRRPARIVATYRDLNGRPMSLEASGLLARCIQHEIDHLDGIMFVDRVENQIALAPQLVQKGFSVRDVQLRS
- a CDS encoding rod shape-determining protein; this encodes MFRFFSRSACEVGIDLGSANTLIYRSGQGIVLTEPSVVALARDGGELVMAGEEACQLLGRCPANLVLSRPLREGVITDFDSAAIMLKHFVRQAIGPSASVARMVIGIPSGVTEVQRRAVLETAAQAGARSVLLIEEPLAAAIGAGLPVNSPVGSMIVDIGGGSTEVAVLCAQGCVVSQSVPVAGDVMNEVIAQYLRKTYDLIVGEHIAEQLKLELASAIDSEQDGTFEVCGQDLLSGLPRTLVVHEAEVRECIREPIKTIVQAVRRTLEHTPAQLIADIYRRGIVLCGGGALLRGLDELIASETRICVHIAESPLASLALGTGQILEHPRQWNRALSVQAVAV
- the yidC gene encoding membrane protein insertase YidC, encoding MDFGVGFLTNNVMLPILDFLYRIVPNYGVGIVLLTLIVKGLLWPLGAGSIRNMRKMQVVQPEMQRRTKEIQEKYKNDPERLRQEMSGIYKEYGNPFAGCLPLVVQMPILFALFATLRGSPFGDTVQMTNVQIKPTTELSQVQAEGKSGSHTIYLNEQRERAQVVFEPTSAKVPVGQSLQFKVESSGGQPFTALPVRYEIASGADKARISADGLLTASAVGDVNVHTTVPGIAAEKGFLFIEQLGRTGISGKDGIHWDVMIMIVLFGISLYFSQNYTASKNPNMTDQQKQINKITPFVFSGMFVFFPLPAGVLLYILLSNLFQILQTYILYREPLPENIQRIVDQSRRKEEGDKPLPFENNKTRRKKKA
- a CDS encoding protein jag is translated as MIEPETETEEARRWLQSVLQLMGLPDGIQLTPAPNDPASLPWLEIREDGLTSAHKELLLAREGEALDALQFLLNTTMHLQSDHKQAYTVELAGYRHKRHQQLSEMAWEAAAAVRSSGQEFVFGALSAAERRQIHMLLQEEPDLATYSRGKEPERRLVVRPRTDEDDTPGADE